The Triticum aestivum cultivar Chinese Spring chromosome 4B, IWGSC CS RefSeq v2.1, whole genome shotgun sequence sequence CAAAGAAACTAATCACAGGATCAACAATGGTTTTCCTAATAATGTAGACAGTTTACATATACAATAATTTCACGGAATTGTAGCAGGAACTCAATATTTACCTTAAGAAGTGCGTTGAGAGCTAAGCGTACTTCCTTTCTTGCATCTTGGACGATATTAATAGTTGAATCACCATCATCAGACAAATTACCAACTATGGAAGCATCAACGGCAGACTTTGCCGAGTTTATCCACTCGTTATGCTGATCTCTAAATTCATGCCTGGGTTGAATAACAAAATAGCACTATTACATTGCATCACAACAACATGTCCAAGTATGGCAAAGTGAAAGAGAAATTTGCGTATATGTACCATCAGATATATCATAAACACTACAATAGCGTTGATCTAAATTCTAGAACAAGTCCAAAATTTCTACACCAAAGCCAAACCAAAGTAAGACAAGCATGCCAGCAAGATTTTTTTATATGTACTAAACAGCATTTGATATTCTTTGTTGCTGACCACCAAAACATGAAATAGTTACAAGAAAAGAAGAGAACCATGCAACCCTACGAAGTTCAACTAACAGTAATGTAAAAtgaacctacaacacgaccacacCTGCTTTTACATGCTAGCAGCTAGACAGCAGATAGAAACCACAGGAGGAAATCTAAAAATCATAATTCACAATGAACCATTATTTCCTTTTTTTTGGAACAATAGGATCTGTAATAATGCAGGAACCGTACTTGTGAAGCAACTGCATGGCGCTAGAAAGTGCTTGCAATGAAGAAAACTTTGAGTCCCCATTCTTTTGCCCGTTTGAATAGTTCCGCAGGCTGGGTATTTTTGAAGCCAAATAATTTCCAAGATTCACATGACTCAAGACTTGTCCTGAGGAAAGGGATGAATTAACTTCTAGCAAATAAAGAAAGACAAGGGATGGTGTAAAGAGGATTTACTTACTTCCGTACAGCTTTTCCACAGATTTTGTCACCACCTGAGTTAACCTTCTTGCAGGTATCTTTGAAATTTCAAAACAATCATCTGCTATGTAGAAGTGTCTCGGTAGACGAATATCAGTATAAGATAATTTCAGAAGAAGATGACCAACACGACGCAATACAATCGGATCCTTTGCGAACCAGCCTACAACAGAAACAAGAAAATAACAAGACATGATGATTTTCTGTTTAGAAGTCAAGACCTATAAATTCCATGTCGTTTAGATGAATAAAGATTTTTTCGAGGTACCTATAGTGTCTAGGCTAGGAGCTACAGGAATAACACCACTGTTGGATATAACAGCATGTGAAGGCCGGAACGCCAGTACGCCACAATAGCCACCTGGTACCCTTACTCCTCCAATGGAATCGATACCTACCACACCACATTATCAGTCGAGCACTTATCTATGTAGAGACATGATAATAACATTATAAGAAGCATAGACAGTTCGAAAAAAAATAACAGTCAAGAAAGATTCAGTACGAATAGTGGCGGATTTCAAGATCCAAAAGCTTTTAAAAGTCCAATCTCAGTAAGAAACTGTACTGGAATAACCCCACATAAATTTAGTCACAAAAAGGGGGGAAACACATAAGTTCGTCTCTTTTATGCTTGACGTCTACTCCCACCGGTCCTGTTTTCTCTGCGCATTCCTCTTTTATCTCCATGGTTTCCAACTGTGCCCCGCATTAATTTCACCAGTTTCAACTAATTGCACGCGGAATTTGCTCAATCTCCTCATAACTATGCGCGCATGCAGCGAGCCAGGGAGCAGTGCGTGCATGCAGAGAGACTGAGCGTTCCCTTGGTATGCGCGCTCGACCTTAGGCGCAGagaaaaaaggaccggagggagtacacagTAAAAATAGCAGACCCACACTGAGCAGGAATATGAATTAAAAGGTTATAATTCTATATCCTTGCTGACCGGTTATCTTACTCTCCATTATATTATTATTTCTAGTGGTGTCCAGAGTAAACTCGATAGATAGTAACTATTGTCTTGTTATCTTTGGGAATATGCTGAATTATCGCAAGAAAAAAAATCTTTGTCTGCAAAAAGTTCACAGAATGAGCTGAGAGATCTAACTAAAATCCGGTTAATCCATCAAGTGCACAAGCACAACTTAGTAAAGTATCTGTTAATCAAGAGAGAACCAAGTTTAACTATGGGTATGGATTCACATTTCACCACGTGAAAACAATCTTGAACACTGGCGAGTGGCGAGCAATACCACTAGTAAAAAATAAAATGCTGCTAACACTAGTAAATGAGACAGCAAGTATCATAAGTTGCATGCAAATGCTACAGTTTTGTGGGAAAAATTCCCCTGGTTCTCGCTACTTTCAATATTAAAGATATGACATCAGAAGGATAATGAAGCACCAGCAGCAAATAATAATGTTAATAAACTTCAATTTTTGCTTAAAAATTAAGAATGCTCCAAAGAGCAACTCACCCAAGGCGAAATCTACCATGCCACCAGCAACAGCAACAGCTGATCCACTTGAGCATCCTCCAGGTACTCGGTCGGAAGCTGCAGGATTTGTTGGTGTACCAAAATGTTTATTCTCGCCATGGATACTGGACAAGCAATGTACATTAAGTCAGCACGGACGCAAGATTACTGGAAAGCTGGAAAACTACTCCGCAAATCTAAGGAACATGTATCATCTTTTATGATATCGGCCATTGTTTTTAAGGCGTCCCGCCTTGGATGCTTAGGCGATAAGGCGCCCCCCCAGCGCCTTACAAATATGCCCGCCTTAGGCGCTTAGGCGTCGCCTAGGCGATAAGGCGCCCCCCCAGCGCCTTAGgtcgccttaccgccttaaaaacaaTGATATCGGCACTAAAAACGAAAGAAATGAGGATAAAAAATTAAGCCTTAATACAGTTCCGCGAAGCTACATACAGAAAGCAAAATGAAAATACCTATATGCCATCTCATCAATAACAGTTTTCCCAACACAAATAGCACCACCGTCTACAAGAGTTGAAACCACTAGAGATGTTTGTGTTGCTGCATCGTGTGTCTTCGCCCATTCTAGGCTGCCGAAACTTGTTATATAACCACTGACATGGAATCTGCAATCATCAAAGCAAGTGTATCATACAAGTGCTCAAGGACAAGTAATACCTGCAGAAAGGACTGTAACCATGTAGATGAACTGGTCTACCACATTCCAGTAAGCACAAAATTTTTGGGGCAGTGAAGTGTACATTGAAGAATAGAAGCAACGCAAAAGAAAGAACGGAAATATACATGGTAACATGGATGCCATTGAGCACCAAATAATATGCCACAGACATTTATTGCATGCTTATTCATACGATACAATTCAAGACATGGCTGTAAAGTAGCAAGCATCTATTTGGAATTTTGGATAAATAGCTTACACCCAAAAAGGTTCCCGTAGGATAGCATGGGATAGCATTTCCTCAATGAGCACCAAATAATACTATCTCCAATCCAAAATGTAGGTGTTTTTAGCATTTTCTTTCTCGTTAGTCAAACATTTATAAGTTTGACTATCTATTAGAGAAGATTTATGATTGCTAACCGGGCCTGCCTCCCGATAAGATTTACTTAAGTATATTAATCAAACATCAAATCGATATTACAAGATCTATCATGAAATATACTTTTGTAGTATATAATTACTTTAATTTGAGGCACCATCGCACGGAAACTGATGGTCGAAGTACTAGCTTGAACACTTTCATTGTCCTAAAGGACATAATTTTGGATGAGGGGAAGTATGCCACAAGCATATATTGATGCTTATTAGTATAATACACTCAAGGATGGCTGTGAAGTACCAACCATCTATTCGGAATTTTGGATGAACAGCTTACACCCGTGGCGGCAGGGTTGCATCGAAATAGATTTTCCTCTAGGAAACAGATATAGCCCACAACAAAGTTTCCAGAGAATACCTCAAGTACTAAATCTCATTTTGGACAATAGTTAAAAGATCGGTATAGATTTTTAGAATTGCTATAGCACTATAGCTAACAAATACATCTACGTTTTAGAAGTTTAGCTGTACATATTACAGTTACTGAAAGCAAATCCTATTTGCAGTGCATATGCGGATTTTACTTTAGAGATACATAACTATGGTTGATTTTAGGCCCAATGAACTACTTCAGGCGAAGGAGTCAGCAGCCTGACCAATAGACAGTAGAATATGAAATGCTAGAACCGTTTTAAATAGGACAAAGAAGATCAGCATTTAAGGCTTTGAGTTGGTCCAGGTGAGAAAATATTCTGAAAACTATGAAACTATGGTGTTATCAACATAATCAATCCATGTGTTTGTTGAAGAACTTTATAATTAAGTTTCTGTTCATTTCATCAAACAGGACACAAACGTCTGTGCCGCAATGATTTCACAACAGCATCACCAAACTGAATTTATTAAATTTTAAAACACAAGTCATGATTCACCACAAGCCTTAGGTTGAAAAAACTAATACGCCTTTAGTTTGGTATAAGATGATGACTAAGGTAGTTCAAGAAAATTGTTGTGCTTCCATAGATTCCTATGATAAAATAAGTTATAATCTGGCAATCTACTGATGTTCAAATACCACCTCTGCCAGAAATATCACTTCAGGGTAGAGTCATTGACATACAAGTAAACAAAATTTAAAGCAAAATGTGATTAGAAAATTACCCATAACATCTCCACTAGTTCTTTTTTCCTGAGTAGCACCCTCAATTTTTTTAGGAGATTTAAATCAACCTAGCGGGCAAGAAATTGCGAGTATCTAACAGGGGGTAAAGTATGTTTCTACAAGAGTCTGCTTATGAAAAAGAGAGAGTGGAAGGTCAGCGTGCAACACAACATGTCAGCATCAACAACTGACGGTTGCAACTCCCATTGCTTGCCACATTAGCATCTCATCGACGAATAACGGGGAAGATTGTTTCAACAGTCACCAACGAGCACATAAACCAATATGTTCGGTGCAGGAAACTGAAGGGGTGAAGTTCACCCCCTACCAAAAATGTGCTTCAGAAACCAGCAGTAAATGCCTAAATTAGTCTGTCCTATAAATAGTTTGTGATCTTCACTTAACCACAACCTTAACTCCCAAGATCAGCTCTAGCAACTCATAATTGGCATGGAAAAACTAACGAGATAAATTTCATGAAGAGAAGGTAGTATTGACTGCCTGTGAAATCTAGCATCTTATAGTATAAACCACACCACGAGCCACGATGCGTGCTGAAACTACTGAGCTGCCTATTTCTAGTGTAGATTGTTAAGTGACTGTGATAAATAACACCATAATAGTTGTATCTAATACCAACATCCATGTGCTTTTGCAGGGCACTGTTTTCCTTTTTGGCGTCAGCCATTAAAAGTTGGGCAAGTCATCCATGAAGCTGCCCCATGCGAGGCAGAGGCATTGCAGTCATTCAAACAACATAGAAACAATTCGGCAGATGCAATGACTCCGTGCTGAGTAAATTCCATCGGCACGGCCCACTGGTACCAGCAACGCAAATTCAATCCCCGTAAACAACGATGCCGAATCGGTGCTAGCGCGATCGAATCATCACCCACGTTATGCTAATGAGTTGCCCCCTACCTGACCCAATCCGGGTAAGAACGTATTACCAGCCAAACACGAAGGGGTGGGGGGGCGAGAGCTTACGCGTCGGCGATGGCGAAGCAGAGGTCGGTGAGGGGGTGGCGCGcctggggcggcgggggctggGGAGGCGGCAGGAGCTCGAGGCGCGAAACGAAGGCGCCGTGGTCCGGGCGAGCGGGCCGCTTCAGCCGCTTCGCCGCCAGAAGGACGCCGGCGATGCCGAGGCCGAGCAGCACCCAGAGGTTGGCGGCCGTCGAGGACGCCATgcgcgggggaggaggaggcccgtACGCTCCGAGCGGGCCGGCGGGGGCGAATTCGCGGGCTAGGGTTTTTAGGGGGCGGGGTTTTTGAGGCGAGGGCGGTGGGGAtgggggaggaagaggaagacggcgAGGCCCGGAAGGAGAAGGCCGCGTGGTGGATGGATAACAAGCGCCGTGGGGATCCGTGGGTGCCGCTGTTGGCTTCGCGGAGCTATATACCGGGGGCGATACGAGAGGTGAACTTCTCTTCGAACAGAGACCAGTTTGAATACTTCTCGCCACGCTTTGGTTTAGGCCTCGTTCGGTATGCAGGTTAGTAAAACAAAGGAATATAAAACCACACAGGAATAGCGTTGGCTCTACAGTTCAATCCTGCGGGTCCCCAAAACAGGGAAATAAGAAAAGAATCGCTGTTCGGAACGTAGGAAAACTAAGAGGAGAAATCTACACAGGGTAGCCCCAGCCAACGTTTTTTATATGTGAAAAAGTACAGCTCAGTGCGTGCAGCTTGCACAAATCATCTGTTCTGCCAGGATGTGGGTCCCATGTAGATGGTTGAAGCAGGCTTTTCCTTCCCCGTGCCTCGGGCCTGTGCAAAAACAAGAGCTCAGGGCAGATGTTATTTTTCCTTTAAAAACTATGGGTGGATGAGACTTACCGGAGGATGGCCCGGCAGCTATTCCTACGTTCCGAACGCTGCCAAGGAAAAGGTTCCTACGGAAACAGTGTTCCTCTGAAATTCCTGCGCATTTCCCATGAACCGAACGGAGCCTTAACCTAGGTGATGGGAGAAGTGTTTTTTTGGTGAAATTTGAGAAACTAGCTTGTTTTGTCGCTTGGATTTCAAATGCTAAAACATTTTAATTTCTCCGTAAATATTTCTTTGGGGgaaaaacttttgatctattcatcaaGACTATGGGAATCTCTGTCAACCGACCCTGTCCTAGCGCTCCCCTGCCCTAGCGCTCCGCGCCGGCTGCcactccggcgccggcggccaccTCCCGCCGTTCTCCACTCCGAAGGCGGCGGCCACCTCTCCCTCTGCGGCGCTATGGCGTCCAGGGTCTCGCTTT is a genomic window containing:
- the LOC123090826 gene encoding outer envelope protein 64, chloroplastic, translated to MASSTAANLWVLLGLGIAGVLLAAKRLKRPARPDHGAFVSRLELLPPPQPPPPQARHPLTDLCFAIADAFHVSGYITSFGSLEWAKTHDAATQTSLVVSTLVDGGAICVGKTVIDEMAYSIHGENKHFGTPTNPAASDRVPGGCSSGSAVAVAGGMVDFALGIDSIGGVRVPGGYCGVLAFRPSHAVISNSGVIPVAPSLDTIGWFAKDPIVLRRVGHLLLKLSYTDIRLPRHFYIADDCFEISKIPARRLTQVVTKSVEKLYGRQVLSHVNLGNYLASKIPSLRNYSNGQKNGDSKFSSLQALSSAMQLLHKHEFRDQHNEWINSAKSAVDASIVGNLSDDGDSTINIVQDARKEVRLALNALLKDDGILVIPTALGCPPKINARELSSTSYNSETLCLQSLSSMSGCCQVTVPIGTHDKCPISVSFIARHGGDRFLLDTTQAIYATIQEQVEILAKSNPSSKEAMSEEAAEAAKEKGNSAFKEKQWQKAINLYTEAIKLNGKVATYYSNRAAAFLELANYRQAETDCTSAIDIDPKIVKAYLRRGTAREMLGYYKEAVDDFSHALVLEPMNKTAGVAINRLKKLFPA